In a genomic window of Pontibacter liquoris:
- a CDS encoding fatty acid desaturase family protein translates to MKLKSKIKFVNKDKSLFFPTLRKRVDQYFEERNLARTANTAMIVKSVILILCYVLPFVLLLALTPSPGISLLLWFVMGLGVAGIGMSVMHDANHGAYSRNQRVNYLMSHTLNLVGGSAFNWKLQHNILHHTYTNVVDMDEDIQDRLVLRFSPHTKVKFFHQLQWLYAFVFYGLLTLYWVLAKDFVQYVLFKNNGVNPNSEAKNRSMLLRLVVLKLMYFFVILGVPSLFFGIPFLEVLLGFLLMHFVAGIILTVVFQLAHTVEGTSHPRPTEHGIIENDWAIHQLNTTVNFSRNSKLISWYVGGLNFQIEHHLFPRVCHVHYPAIAEIVRETAAEFGIPYLENETFTQAVRSHIATLHRFGRLPGLNEAIG, encoded by the coding sequence ATGAAGTTGAAGAGTAAAATAAAGTTCGTTAACAAAGATAAAAGCCTGTTTTTTCCGACGCTTCGCAAACGCGTAGACCAGTATTTCGAAGAACGCAACCTGGCACGCACCGCCAATACGGCCATGATAGTGAAGAGCGTTATACTTATACTATGCTACGTGCTGCCCTTTGTGCTGCTGCTGGCGCTGACGCCTTCGCCGGGCATAAGCCTGCTGCTGTGGTTTGTAATGGGCCTGGGCGTGGCCGGCATTGGCATGAGCGTGATGCACGACGCCAACCACGGCGCATACTCGCGCAACCAACGGGTAAATTACCTCATGAGCCATACCCTGAACCTGGTAGGCGGCTCGGCCTTTAACTGGAAACTGCAGCACAATATTCTGCATCATACTTATACCAATGTAGTGGATATGGACGAAGACATTCAGGACCGCCTGGTGCTGCGTTTCTCCCCTCATACCAAAGTTAAGTTCTTCCACCAGCTGCAATGGCTGTATGCCTTCGTGTTTTACGGGCTGCTGACGTTGTATTGGGTGCTGGCCAAAGACTTTGTGCAGTATGTGCTGTTCAAAAATAACGGCGTAAACCCGAATTCCGAAGCGAAGAACCGCAGCATGCTGCTCCGGCTGGTAGTGCTGAAGCTGATGTACTTTTTTGTGATCCTGGGCGTGCCGAGCCTGTTTTTCGGCATTCCGTTTCTGGAGGTGCTGCTGGGCTTTCTGCTCATGCACTTTGTTGCAGGTATCATCCTGACGGTGGTGTTCCAGCTGGCGCATACCGTGGAGGGCACCAGCCACCCGCGGCCTACCGAGCACGGCATCATCGAAAACGACTGGGCCATTCACCAGCTCAATACTACCGTTAACTTTTCGCGCAACAGCAAACTCATCTCCTGGTATGTAGGCGGCCTGAACTTCCAGATCGAGCATCACCTCTTTCCGCGGGTATGTCATGTGCACTACCCGGCCATTGCCGAAATTGTGCGCGAAACAGCTGCTGAATTTGGTATTCCATACCTGGAGAACGAGACCTTTACGCAGGCAGTGCGCTCGCATATTGCCACCTTGCACCGCTTTGGCCGGCTGCCAGGGTTAAATGAGGCCATTGGCTGA
- a CDS encoding GNAT family N-acetyltransferase: MSHIDIRPCTGQELHTLQDIAINAYGDHYLYLWYDGGAWYLERSFSENTLKKELADPNAAFFLIYDQDQLTGFLKLNIDAPLDNYPAREALELERIYLTKAASGKGIGREVVRFTKAYARERGKRLIWLKAMDSSRSVQFYEQNGFRKCGTYTLDFEQMKPEYRGMYVLQTEL; the protein is encoded by the coding sequence ATGTCGCACATTGATATCCGTCCCTGCACCGGGCAGGAACTGCATACTTTACAGGATATTGCCATTAACGCCTACGGCGATCATTATTTATACTTGTGGTACGATGGCGGGGCCTGGTACCTGGAGCGCAGCTTTAGCGAGAACACGCTCAAAAAAGAACTGGCCGATCCAAACGCCGCTTTCTTCCTTATTTATGACCAGGACCAGCTAACCGGCTTTCTCAAACTCAACATCGATGCACCCCTGGATAACTACCCTGCCCGGGAGGCGCTGGAGCTGGAACGTATTTACCTTACCAAAGCCGCGTCGGGCAAAGGCATTGGGCGCGAGGTGGTGCGCTTTACCAAAGCCTATGCGCGGGAACGGGGCAAACGCCTGATCTGGTTAAAAGCCATGGACAGCAGCCGCTCTGTGCAGTTTTATGAGCAGAACGGTTTCCGGAAATGCGGCACCTATACCCTGGATTTTGAGCAGATGAAACCCGAGTACCGTGGCATGTACGTATTACAAACCGAGCTATAG
- a CDS encoding YpdA family putative bacillithiol disulfide reductase produces the protein MKEDALTIPYYDILIIGAGPIGLATALEAQQAGLSYLIVEKGCLVNSLYHYPLNMTFFSTADRLEIGGIPFASIHSKPNRAEAMEYYRRVADTRKLNMHLFEEVNGMEPQGDLYRISTSKGAYLARNVVVAVGFYGKPNVLHIPGEELEKVRHYYFDPHFYYRQKVVVVGANNSAADAALETWRKGAEVTLVVRQPELGSIKYWTKPDLENRIKAGEITCYFSSSLTEVREREVDIETPEGKLTLANDFVLAMTGYQPDFSFLERLGVALLPDEKCHPQYDPETMETNLPNVYLAGVICGGLDTHVWFIENSREHAVKIVQHIVHVQKAAEV, from the coding sequence ATGAAAGAAGACGCTTTGACAATACCTTATTACGATATACTGATTATCGGCGCAGGCCCGATCGGGCTTGCTACCGCACTGGAGGCGCAGCAGGCCGGACTTAGCTACCTGATCGTGGAGAAAGGCTGCCTGGTAAACTCGCTCTACCATTACCCGCTCAACATGACGTTTTTCTCCACCGCCGACCGGCTGGAGATTGGCGGCATCCCGTTTGCCTCCATCCACTCAAAGCCTAACCGGGCGGAGGCTATGGAGTACTACCGCCGCGTAGCCGATACCCGCAAGCTCAACATGCACTTGTTCGAAGAGGTGAACGGGATGGAGCCCCAAGGCGACTTGTACCGCATCAGCACCAGCAAAGGGGCATACCTGGCCCGCAACGTGGTAGTGGCCGTCGGATTTTACGGCAAGCCCAACGTGCTGCACATCCCCGGCGAGGAGCTGGAGAAAGTACGTCATTATTATTTCGACCCACATTTTTATTACCGCCAGAAAGTAGTGGTGGTGGGGGCCAACAACTCGGCGGCCGATGCGGCCCTGGAAACCTGGCGCAAAGGTGCCGAAGTGACCCTGGTGGTGCGCCAACCTGAACTTGGAAGTATAAAATACTGGACCAAGCCTGATCTGGAGAACCGCATCAAGGCCGGCGAGATCACCTGTTATTTCTCTTCCAGCCTAACTGAGGTCCGGGAGCGGGAAGTAGATATCGAAACGCCTGAAGGCAAACTGACGCTGGCCAACGACTTTGTGCTGGCCATGACCGGCTATCAGCCCGACTTCAGCTTTCTGGAGCGGCTGGGCGTGGCGCTGCTGCCCGACGAAAAGTGCCATCCGCAGTACGACCCCGAAACCATGGAAACCAACTTGCCCAATGTATACCTGGCCGGCGTGATCTGTGGCGGCCTGGACACGCATGTGTGGTTTATCGAGAACTCGCGCGAGCACGCCGTGAAAATTGTGCAACACATCGTGCACGTACAGAAAGCGGCAGAAGTATAA
- a CDS encoding DEAD/DEAH box helicase, translating into MTFENLNLIEPILKALKTEGYTTPTPIQEKSIPIILQKKDLLGCAQTGTGKTAAFSIPILQLLSETKNLNDRAPRRIKALILTPTRELALQIGESLASYGKHTGLKHTVIFGGVPQRPQTDALRAGIDILVATPGRLLDLMAQKYVHLDSIQMFVLDEADRMLDMGFVNDVRKVLKVLPEKKQSLFFSATMAPEILKLANTILVDPAQVEVTPVSSTANTIKQAVYYVKKNDKKHLLLHLLKDGSIDRALVFTRTKHGADRVAKDMSKAGVQAEAIHGNKSQNARVRALDNFKKSQTRVLVATDIAARGIDVDDLSHVINFELPNEPETYVHRIGRTGRAGASGIALSFCDAEETPYLASIQKLISKAVPVIDNHPYPLTAKDFADAASTIKEQKQQRRGGGGGRSGGGNRPGGGSRPAGSNGSNPGGGQRQGGNRSNGNRNRTHQSS; encoded by the coding sequence ATGACATTCGAGAATCTTAATTTGATTGAGCCAATCCTAAAAGCTCTTAAAACAGAAGGATACACTACCCCAACCCCCATCCAGGAAAAATCAATTCCGATTATACTTCAGAAGAAAGACTTATTGGGATGCGCGCAGACAGGCACCGGCAAAACGGCTGCTTTCTCTATTCCGATCCTGCAGTTGCTTTCTGAAACAAAGAACCTGAATGACCGTGCGCCCCGCAGAATAAAAGCCTTAATCCTGACGCCTACGCGTGAGCTGGCTCTGCAGATCGGCGAGAGCCTGGCATCCTATGGCAAGCACACCGGCCTGAAGCATACCGTAATTTTTGGTGGCGTGCCGCAGCGCCCGCAAACCGACGCCCTTCGCGCCGGAATCGATATTCTGGTAGCTACGCCGGGTCGTTTACTCGACCTGATGGCGCAAAAGTATGTGCACCTGGACAGCATCCAGATGTTTGTGCTGGATGAGGCCGACCGTATGCTGGACATGGGTTTTGTGAACGATGTCCGCAAAGTGCTCAAAGTGCTGCCAGAGAAAAAGCAATCGCTGTTCTTCTCCGCCACTATGGCGCCTGAAATTCTGAAACTGGCCAATACCATCCTGGTAGATCCGGCGCAGGTAGAGGTAACACCGGTTTCGTCTACAGCCAATACCATCAAGCAGGCGGTATACTATGTAAAGAAAAACGACAAGAAACACCTGCTGCTTCACCTGCTTAAAGATGGCTCTATTGACCGTGCGCTGGTATTTACCCGCACCAAGCATGGCGCCGACCGCGTAGCTAAAGACATGAGCAAAGCGGGCGTGCAGGCCGAAGCCATCCACGGCAACAAGTCGCAGAATGCCCGCGTGCGTGCCCTGGATAACTTTAAAAAGAGCCAGACCCGTGTGCTGGTTGCCACCGACATTGCCGCCCGCGGCATTGACGTGGACGACCTGAGCCATGTGATCAACTTTGAGCTGCCCAACGAGCCCGAAACTTATGTGCACCGTATTGGCCGTACCGGTCGTGCCGGCGCCAGCGGCATTGCACTGTCTTTCTGCGATGCAGAAGAGACGCCATACCTGGCCAGCATCCAGAAGCTGATCTCCAAAGCAGTGCCCGTAATTGATAACCATCCGTACCCGTTAACAGCAAAGGACTTTGCAGATGCGGCCAGCACTATTAAAGAGCAGAAGCAGCAGCGCAGAGGCGGTGGCGGCGGTCGTTCCGGAGGAGGCAATCGTCCAGGCGGTGGCAGCCGACCAGCTGGCAGCAATGGCAGCAACCCGGGAGGCGGTCAGCGCCAGGGTGGCAACCGCAGCAACGGAAACCGTAACCGAACGCATCAATCAAGCTAA